tttaacgacttttgtaaatttctggtgtacattctattttgtttcccagttgtgactataacttatggcattttattgtgaacagctgttttgtaaagttgattctgttcatcgacttttggcgctgactgtacaatGAGGGGAAAAAACTGATATAGATAGGTATGCTTACCATTTCTTTGATAATATTTCGAGTTATGCGTCCATCTGAATCCCGTACATAATCCGAAGTCAGTCAATTTAATATGGCCATCACGATCTATGAGAATATTGTCGGGCTTGATGTCCCTGTGGATGAAGCCCATTTTATGGACACTCTCCACGGCACACGTCAATTCCGCTATGTAAAATCTGGCGAGACTCTCCTCAAATATACCTAGTTTTATTAACAAAGACATCAGATCACCGCCAGGTATATAATCCATCACAAAATATAAGTTGTCTTTATCTTGAAAGCTGTAGTACAGTTTGACGACCCACTCGTTGTCAGCCTCCGCTAAGATGTCCCTCTCGGCCTTAACGTGCGCCACCTGGTTCCGCTTTAGCACGTCAGCTTTACGAAGTGTCTTCATGGCATATAGATGACTAGTATCAATCTTTCTCACTAACGTCACTTCCCCGAAGGCACCGACCCCAATCGGCTTTATCTTCGTGAACATAGACTTATCCATCTTTGCTCTCTTTAATCTAATGTAGTTGGACTCTTTCTGAGACAGCATTTTTCTCATTTGACATTGTGCTTCCGCACTAAGACCTATCTTAGTCATTTCTTTCTCCAACTGCATTCGTCTAAACGTTCGCTGTTTATACGACTTTAAAATGTTCTCGACATGCTGCTCCATGAAGAACTTGAAAGCTTGAGGTGAATAATTTCTCACTTTACAATCCCGACGTTCGTCTTCCTTTTCTTTACTGATATTCTTTCTTTCTGGTATAGGAGATTGATGCCTGATCTTTTCTACGCCCTTTGACCGTCTTTCCGATGAACCGTTTGAACTCTTATCAGAACCAGATGCTATGACACTATCTTTAAGAAGATTGTTGGTGCAATTTTGGTTtggacattttatttctaattgaGAAGTTTCCCCTTTCATATCGCAattgtttgaaaactttttatgtaaAGGAGAGTGGTGGGAATTGACAGTGGTCGTATTGTCGTTTTGATTACCATATGGCGGTGGTGGTATTGGATGCATTCCTCTCTGTACGGCAAGAGCTTGCATAGTGATCGCATAACTCGGTGGCTCTGTAGTGGGGACGGTGGGAGTTGTCGCTGTCGGTATGACCGGCGGCGTCGAGCCGGGCGAGGACGGCTTGGGCGCTAGTGGATAGCTCGGCGGAGTTTGTGCCTGCTGCTTTTGTTGGATAGAACTAGCGTACGAAGGCGGCGGAGGCTGTGCTACAGAGCTAGCCACAGGAGGAGGTGCTACAGGCGCGATGGCCGTTTGAAGAACAGGTTTCTGGACTTGTGTACTCTTGACGGACTGCATGATGATCGGGGGCTGCACCGCTTGTCTCGCAGTCCACGCCTGAATAGGCGTAGGGCGAGTCATTCCAGACGCCGACCCTGTCGATTGCGTCACCGTAATCGGACTCGGCGACCCGGCAGAAGTCCCTCCCGAGTATATACCTGACGACGGACTCTTCCTGTAATCCTGTGATTGCGTAGGACTCTGGCGATTCTGCATAGACACAGAATATGATGGAGGAGGCGGCACGCCTGAAAGTGGATAGGGAGGCGGGAGCTCCGCTCCTCCACCTGAAGATTGGTACATGCTTAGGGCCTGAATTTGCTGCGTCAACTGCTGTTGTACTTGGGGGCCGTTCTGCACGATCATAGGctggcgggcgggcggcgcgggcgcacccGCGGCCACGGGGCTGGTGCCGCGCGcgggcggcagcggcggcgcgggggACATGCGCTTCATGAGCTGCTGCACCGACGGCATCACCGGCGGCGTGGACGGACATcgcggcgggggcgggggcgggggctcGGAGAATCCGCTGGGCGAGTATTGCCGGCTCAATTTCTCATGGGGTAGGGGAGGTGCGTCTGACTGTCTGGGACTGTCAGACCGGGAGCTTCCTGCACCAGAGTCCAGTGCAGGGCTGCCTCGGTGAAGATTAATTTCACGTTCTAGACTAGGTTTTCTTATTAGCTTGGAGTTCAGAGCATTCAGATTGCTTGACTTGAGGACTCCATTATGAGATTCCTGCTGTTTGGACAGGTAATCTAACGCTGCATCAAACCGCCCCCCAGCATACTTTAATGCTCTAACAGCAGGGTCCTGTAAAGAACATTTAATAACTTGTAATCTTTATTGACTAATAAAGATGGCAGCATGTATCTAGGACCTACCTagacctacctacctacctaggtttaaatacataattttttatacGTAAAAATTGTGCAATTGTTTGTGccattctattcaataaaatattatcaagaaGTCTACtgacaattattaaaataggccaaaaaaacaaatgttatttgaatACAACAGCTATATCAACTAATAGGGCCATCATCAGCCATTTACATAGATTTTAGGAAAGGCTAACAATTAAATAGTTGATCAGATACcatgtttgttgtatttgtttacCTAACTAAGAATAGCATACCAAACCCAGCTTGCACCTAcagatgaaatatattttgtactgaTGTCCAGGTTAAGGTTTAACACAGTAAAAAGGAATCACTATCGGTTAAGCTttgcaaaagtaataaatactgCTTCTAGAAACATTAATCTGATCACTATTATCACAATGATATTCTCACATCACACTTATATTGTTATTCCttcttttgaattttgatatAGAAGTTATTGGTATTATAATATAGAATTAACTATTTTACTAACCTCATCAAATCCTAAGGCAATCAGTTGATTCAAGGACTGTGGTAATGCAGTCAAATCTTTATCAAGACCATTTCCTGATGATGAACTGAAGCCTGAACTGACACCAGAGCTGACAGTGCTGGCTGCTGAGGAGCCGGGGGGCTCAGAGTTTCCATTGTTAGCAAATGGTAGTAGTGAGTTGCGGATCTGGGCTAGTGCCTTCTGATGATAGCCGGAGCGAGCGGCCGCCTGGCGGGGCGCCGGCGGGTTCATGGCGCCCGCGCCCGTGCGCCTCACCTCTCACCCGACCCCTCCCATCACACAAGCACACCCCGCCTGCTCACCACACTCATTATCACTGGTCACTATTGCATTTAAGATACACCCAAATATTGTGCTGCAGCTTGCCTTCACCTCACTTAATTACGTTTGTTTATCTTCTGttcaatgttttgtttgttgtgttaTCATGGTATAAACATTCAATAACTTCAAACAGATTTTAcaataaactgaaaaataaaaacaaaatttattattagcACTGATGTACCGCCAATACCCttcctatttacaaaatatcgACACTAAAATAAACTCTAACTGGATTGTTATGTGTTATTTGACAGACACTTTTTGATCAACATTAATAACAATCTCATCAATAAAcgaataatgaataaaaaatccagtaaattttgaatataatgtGCTTTTAACTTGCGTTCTGGATGTACATTCCTGCAGTCAAAGCTGCTGGTTCATTATAAGCCAAAAGAATGTTCAACACGAATCAATCATGACATAGTACTGTGGAATGCCAAAATTAGAGTCAGCTTTGTTTCTATGTTTAACAAATCACAGGCACTTGTAAGGAATATGTTGCACTAACAATTTACCAGAATAATTTTCACTTTCTGCTATTCTGAATAGGAATCACAAACGTCATAATCTCGTAGGATAAAAGTTTCTTCGGAGAGCTCTCACATTACTGATGACATCTTTCTTGGACACCACTAATTATGATTACAATGTCAATGTTCTTATTCAAAGGGAACAACCGAGGATTTGCATAAACTTTTCcataaacttaatattatcCAATGAATTACGAAAACAAAGAACTCTGAAACACAGACATGCAAGTTGGCAAACCATACAAAGCGACCATTTTGAAGAATTACCACATTCTTTTGTATGTTCATTTATGCTACACCATAGTGACGTTTTCAACGCTCTGTTTTTAGATaatacttactaaattatatctttaaatagttttcaaattttataaattaaaatataatctaacAAACGAATCTCTTTTACATTAGTAAAATTTATAGCCAATAGGATCGTAAAGAGTATCGCTTGAACTACCCACTATTTGAAAAGCATTATGTCCGCAAAGCTTTATGAGTAGtacagtacaaatatttttttagtaaaaacttatttctctcattgaatataataaatagctcacaaatatttaaatctttccAACCTTCTTGATCACTTAATTTAACTGGAgattaaattagtaatttacTTGGCTCAGACCATAAACAGTATTTAGTCAGGTCAGGACGTTACTTCACTAGCCGCAGTCAGTTGATCACTGTCTTTCACGTCACTTGTGACTTGATCAGTCAActttacttttatgtatttgttgtgTTGTGAAGTAATGATTGgtgtttaatttcatatttgtgAACCTCACATTGATGTATAAAATATCTAGGTCTTTTATTGACATCGGCTATCTAATCAAGTTATAGTTTTGAATTTAGTCTCTAGTCAAATCGTCAACAATGTTGAAGAGATTAGTGAtgctttattttctatttttacca
This sequence is a window from Trichoplusia ni isolate ovarian cell line Hi5 chromosome 8, tn1, whole genome shotgun sequence. Protein-coding genes within it:
- the LOC113496857 gene encoding serine/threonine-protein kinase Warts → MNPPAPRQAAARSGYHQKALAQIRNSLLPFANNGNSEPPGSSAASTVSSGVSSGFSSSSGNGLDKDLTALPQSLNQLIALGFDEDPAVRALKYAGGRFDAALDYLSKQQESHNGVLKSSNLNALNSKLIRKPSLEREINLHRGSPALDSGAGSSRSDSPRQSDAPPLPHEKLSRQYSPSGFSEPPPPPPPRCPSTPPVMPSVQQLMKRMSPAPPLPPARGTSPVAAGAPAPPARQPMIVQNGPQVQQQLTQQIQALSMYQSSGGGAELPPPYPLSGVPPPPSYSVSMQNRQSPTQSQDYRKSPSSGIYSGGTSAGSPSPITVTQSTGSASGMTRPTPIQAWTARQAVQPPIIMQSVKSTQVQKPVLQTAIAPVAPPPVASSVAQPPPPSYASSIQQKQQAQTPPSYPLAPKPSSPGSTPPVIPTATTPTVPTTEPPSYAITMQALAVQRGMHPIPPPPYGNQNDNTTTVNSHHSPLHKKFSNNCDMKGETSQLEIKCPNQNCTNNLLKDSVIASGSDKSSNGSSERRSKGVEKIRHQSPIPERKNISKEKEDERRDCKVRNYSPQAFKFFMEQHVENILKSYKQRTFRRMQLEKEMTKIGLSAEAQCQMRKMLSQKESNYIRLKRAKMDKSMFTKIKPIGVGAFGEVTLVRKIDTSHLYAMKTLRKADVLKRNQVAHVKAERDILAEADNEWVVKLYYSFQDKDNLYFVMDYIPGGDLMSLLIKLGIFEESLARFYIAELTCAVESVHKMGFIHRDIKPDNILIDRDGHIKLTDFGLCTGFRWTHNSKYYQRNDHGRQDSMDPVDGEWGAMNECRCHQLKPLERRRKREHQRCLAHSLVGTPNYIAPEVLQRTGYTQLCDWWSVGVILYEMLVGSPPFLATTPAETQLKVINWESTLHIPDAAKLSPESKDLILQLCSGQETRLGKDANEVKNHPFLNGIDFDKGLRRQVAPYIPRIEYATDTSNFDPVDPDKLRNSGSSDSNKSDSELLDNGKTFHGFFEFTFRRFFDDGYTNKINLDDNDNQGPVYV